The sequence AGGCACACGGGGGAGAGATCTGGGTGAAATCGGAAAAGGGGAAGGGGAGTACTTTCAGCTTTACGATACCAGAGGGTGAGAACTGTGATGAAGAAGAAGATACTGATAGTTGAGGATGAGGAGAATGTAATCGAGCTGTTAAAGATCAACCTGTTGCGCAGGGGTTACCAGGTAGAGACTGCCGGAAGCGGGGAGAGTGCCATAGAGATAGCAAAGCAGTGGGTCCCGGATCTGATCCTTCTTGATATAAAGCTTCCCGGCATGGATGGATGGGAGGTGTGCAGGAAAATAAAGGAAGATCAATCGATGTGTGGAATATCTATTATAGTTGTGAGTGCCGCAGCACAGAAAACAGATATTCAGAGGGCGGAGGAGTGTTCAATTGCTTACTTTATCACAAAGCCATTCGATTTGTGTGATTTACTTATCGCAATATCTGAACTGACAGGTGTAAACAGCGGGCAGTCTCCTGAATGATTTCCTGTTTCCTGAAATTATTTTAATCCAATGTTTAAATTTCAGCAGCGCACTGTGGTGCTTATCTCTACTGCCTGTGGATCATTTCTGACCCCCTACATGGCTGCATCGGTAAACATAGCACTGCCCTCGATCGGGCGGGAGCTGGGTATGGATGCGGTGATGTTGAGCTGGGTGTCGACAGCTTATCTGCTTTCTGCCGCGGTTTTTCTCCTTCCCTTTGGCAGGCTGGCTGATATATATGGAAGAAAAAAGGTGTTTTTCTGGGGCATTGTGATTTCCACGGCATCTGCTTTTTTCTCTGCTCTGTCGTTTTCCGCTCCGATGCTTCTTGTGTTCAGGGTTTTAAACGGCGCGGGCGCATCGATGGTGTTTGGGACAGCGATAGCGATATTGATTTCAGAGTTTCCTCCATCAAAGCGTGGTAAAGTAATCGGTATAAATGTGGGTGCGACCTATCTTGGTTTGTCTCTGGGGCCGGTGCTTGGGGGTTTTCTTACAGGGTATCTGGGGTGGAGGAGTGTGTTTTACATGAATGTGCCCCTGGGGCTTGTGGTGATTTATGCTGTCCTTGCAAATGTGAAGACCGAATGGGCATACGCGCGGGAGGAGAGGTTTGATTTAGCAGGTTCTTTGATATATGGAGTATCACTTTCTGTATTGATCTATGGTTTATCCAGGCTTCCCTCAGCATTTTCCGGGTGGCTATTG comes from Fibrobacter sp. and encodes:
- a CDS encoding response regulator; protein product: MKKKILIVEDEENVIELLKINLLRRGYQVETAGSGESAIEIAKQWVPDLILLDIKLPGMDGWEVCRKIKEDQSMCGISIIVVSAAAQKTDIQRAEECSIAYFITKPFDLCDLLIAISELTGVNSGQSPE